The window TTTTTTCAATGATGATTTTATTATCTTCAAATTTAACAATAACTTCTCTTTCCTCTTTAGTAATGCCCATTTGTGCAATCCAAGTTTTAGGAAGACTTATTCTAGTTGTATAAGTTCCCTTCCCATCACTATTAAACATTATTTTTAGTTCCCTCATAGTGTCTCTTTCTTTCATTGTTACACTCCTGTTGACTTTATACAAATTAACTGTTATAATTATTATAGCAATACACTAAGTCTACTTGACGTAGAAAGATAAGGAGATATGGCGTTATCTCCTTATTTTAATAATAAGAATTTTATAAATCTTCCATAGATATTATCTTCTAATGGGAGATTTTTTTTATATCTAAAATAGTT is drawn from Fusobacterium varium and contains these coding sequences:
- a CDS encoding AbrB/MazE/SpoVT family DNA-binding domain-containing protein, whose amino-acid sequence is MKERDTMRELKIMFNSDGKGTYTTRISLPKTWIAQMGITKEEREVIVKFEDNKIIIEKKSDNFEKQVNNK